One segment of Haliotis asinina isolate JCU_RB_2024 chromosome 12, JCU_Hal_asi_v2, whole genome shotgun sequence DNA contains the following:
- the LOC137257821 gene encoding uncharacterized protein — MAKECLDDASFNNLLSSINQETNGAENKLKKLYSSRGYFSSAQAAKVLYALACPADKVKAIQILEPRLCRMSCKDSRDIIGAVSVHNDKLIVLNCVKRVLTDYQTRLGEEYILSAFPFEHDKQQALQILQTVRSDVADKVPAGGHQGYAALGGLYTQSRPLVPHLYGDLLHQSLSTSGHGQIEIPVTAKMNSTASMYTNHPSYMYPKDKSYAETRGYPGHVGFPATIDSVPAYPGGAPPLGNHSGAPAPTGFPSLDESGFAY, encoded by the exons ATGGCAAAGGAATGTCTAGATGACGCTTCATTTAACAATCTGCTTTCAAGTATAAATCAG gaaacaaATGGAGCAGAAAATAAGCTGAAGAAACTGTACAGTTCAAGGGGGTATTTCAGCTCAGCACAG GCAGCCAAGGTTTTGTATGCTCTCGCCTGCCCTGCTGACAAGGTGAAGGCCATCCAGATACTGGAACCA CGACTCTGTCGGATGAGCTGCAAGGATTCCCGTGACATCATTGGTGCTGTTAGCGTCCACAACGACAAACTCATTGTACTTAACTGTGTCAAGAG GGTTTTGACAGATTATCAAACCAGACTAGGGGAGGAATACATCTTGAGTGCTTTCCCATTTGAACATGACAAGCAGCAGGCATTGCAGATACTTCAGACT GTACGTTCTGATGTGGCTGACAAGGTCCCTGCAGGAGGTCACCAGGGCTATGCAGCTCTAGGGGGTCTGTACACCCAATCACGCCCCCTGGTACCACACCTGTATGGGGACCTCCTGCACCAGAGTCTCAGCACGTCT GGTCATGGCCAGATTGAGATTCCAgtaacagcaaagatgaattCCACTGCTTCTATGTACACGAATCATCCATCATACATGTACCCCAAGGACAAGAGCTATGCGGAAACTCGGGGCTATCCAGGACATGTTGGATTCCCGGCCACAATAGACAGTGTACCAGCGTACCCTGGGGGAGCCCCACCCCTGGGCAATCACAGCGGTGCCCCTGCCCCCACAGGCTTTCCGTCACTTGATGAATCAGGGTTTGCTTATTAG